A window of the Campylobacter massiliensis genome harbors these coding sequences:
- the modA gene encoding molybdate ABC transporter substrate-binding protein: protein MKKLLLISIAAAVAFGGENLLVGAGGGYKKPVTEVIENLKKDGVLIEGAFANLGQITIQAKEGKMAAIVGDEAFLKKTDLDIKAYERIGKGALVLVTPKGKQIKDVSELKNLAKIAMPDAKKAIYGVRTTEFLKNSGLEADLAPKMLPVAGVPQVVAYVTNGEVDAGFINSTEAVAREGEFGSVIYIDEALYSPVFISAAKLPACEGNEACAKFIDEIKTPRSKEIFAKFGLK from the coding sequence ATGAAAAAATTACTACTTATTTCTATCGCGGCCGCGGTCGCATTCGGCGGCGAAAATTTGCTCGTGGGCGCTGGCGGCGGATACAAAAAACCCGTCACTGAAGTGATAGAAAATCTCAAAAAAGACGGCGTGCTGATCGAGGGCGCGTTTGCAAATTTGGGCCAGATAACCATCCAGGCAAAAGAGGGCAAGATGGCTGCGATCGTGGGCGACGAGGCGTTTTTAAAGAAAACGGACCTTGATATAAAGGCCTATGAGCGCATCGGCAAGGGTGCTTTGGTGCTAGTCACGCCAAAAGGCAAGCAGATAAAAGACGTATCTGAGCTAAAAAATCTCGCCAAAATCGCGATGCCCGACGCCAAAAAAGCGATCTACGGCGTGAGAACGACGGAGTTTTTGAAAAACTCGGGACTAGAGGCCGATCTAGCGCCTAAAATGCTACCCGTTGCAGGCGTACCGCAAGTAGTCGCCTACGTCACTAACGGCGAAGTAGACGCGGGCTTTATCAACTCGACCGAGGCCGTGGCTAGAGAGGGCGAGTTTGGCAGCGTGATTTACATCGACGAGGCGCTTTATAGTCCCGTTTTCATCTCTGCGGCAAAACTCCCCGCGTGCGAAGGTAACGAGGCGTGCGCTAAATTTATAGACGAGATAAAAACTCCTCGCTCGAAGGAAATTTTCGCTAAATTCGGGCTAAAATAA
- a CDS encoding molybdate ABC transporter permease subunit gives MQELTWLVHPLLLSAKTLAATFVLLLFLGLGAAYFLAFYRGRFKAVLEAAVMFPLIFPPIATGFLLLYVLGRNGVIGKALNLQIVFSFSALVIASFLAGLPLFVKPVQSALESLPKSLIEAGQSLGKNRFEIAVFILVPNVFKSVVSALVLALARGLGEVGITLMLGGNIVGKTDTVSLAIYNAVYDGENGRALILSVILVVLSLALFGFINFLERTKK, from the coding sequence TTGCAGGAACTTACCTGGCTCGTTCATCCGCTGCTTTTAAGCGCCAAAACGCTTGCCGCAACCTTTGTATTGCTCCTATTTTTGGGGCTTGGCGCGGCTTATTTTTTGGCGTTTTACCGCGGCAGGTTTAAGGCCGTTTTGGAAGCGGCCGTGATGTTTCCGCTCATTTTTCCGCCGATTGCTACGGGATTTTTGCTACTTTACGTCTTGGGGCGAAACGGCGTGATCGGCAAGGCGCTAAATTTACAGATCGTTTTTAGCTTTTCAGCCCTCGTTATCGCTTCGTTTTTAGCGGGCTTGCCGCTGTTTGTAAAGCCCGTTCAAAGCGCGCTTGAAAGCCTGCCTAAAAGCCTAATCGAAGCAGGTCAAAGCCTAGGCAAAAATCGCTTTGAGATCGCCGTTTTTATCCTCGTCCCAAACGTCTTTAAAAGCGTTGTTTCGGCGCTCGTTTTGGCTCTGGCTCGCGGCCTTGGCGAGGTTGGCATCACTCTGATGCTAGGCGGAAACATCGTAGGCAAAACCGACACCGTTTCGCTTGCGATCTATAATGCGGTTTACGACGGCGAAAACGGCCGCGCGCTCATTTTGAGCGTGATTTTGGTCGTGCTTAGCTTGGCGCTTTTCGGATTTATAAATTTTCTCGAGCGAACCAAAAAATAG
- the accB gene encoding acetyl-CoA carboxylase biotin carboxyl carrier protein yields the protein MKKEDIKELIEFFNEMDMNRIKVKSGDFEVELEKFADCCELPKPVVQAPAPTPTPVNVVVSSEVKAPANSPKDSIKSPMVGTFYTAPSPGAAPFVKVGQRVRKGDVVGIIEAMKIMNEIEAEFDCQITELLVSDGQPVEFGLPLFGVEKI from the coding sequence ATGAAAAAAGAAGACATAAAAGAGCTGATCGAGTTTTTTAACGAGATGGATATGAACCGCATAAAAGTAAAAAGCGGGGATTTTGAGGTCGAGCTTGAAAAATTCGCCGACTGCTGCGAGCTGCCAAAGCCCGTCGTCCAAGCTCCCGCCCCGACTCCGACTCCGGTAAACGTTGTGGTAAGCTCAGAGGTCAAAGCTCCTGCTAATTCTCCAAAAGACAGCATAAAATCGCCTATGGTCGGTACTTTCTACACTGCTCCGAGCCCTGGTGCGGCGCCGTTTGTAAAGGTCGGTCAGCGCGTGAGAAAAGGCGACGTCGTGGGTATCATAGAAGCTATGAAGATAATGAACGAGATCGAGGCCGAATTTGACTGCCAGATCACCGAACTGCTCGTATCAGACGGTCAGCCAGTCGAGTTTGGCTTGCCGCTATTTGGCGTGGAGAAAATTTGA
- a CDS encoding acetyl-CoA carboxylase biotin carboxylase subunit gives MEIKRILIANRGEIALRALRTIKEMGKEAVVVYSTADKDALYVKYADVAICIGKERSSDSYLNIPAIISAAEISEADAIFPGYGFLSENQNFVEICSHHKLKFIGPSVAAMALMSDKSKAKQMMQRAGVPVIPGSDGAVADTKSAKELAKKIGYPVILKAAAGGGGRGMRVVEREEDIEKAFWSAESEAMSAFGDGTMYMEKYILNPRHIEVQVIGDSHGNVLHIGERDCSMQRRHQKLIEESPAILLDDDTRARLHETAIRAAKAIDYEGAGTFEFLVDKDLNFYFIEMNTRLQVEHCVSEMVSGLDIIELMIKVAQGEALPPQESITLKGHAIECRITAEDPNTFTPSPGKITKYVCPGGRNVRMDSHIYQDYSIPPYYDSMIGKLIVWDTDRNRAIHKMKVALEQLIIGGIKTTRDFHIAMMENQDFIDNNYDTNYLSRR, from the coding sequence ATGGAAATAAAAAGAATTTTAATCGCAAATCGCGGCGAAATCGCGCTGCGAGCATTGCGAACGATAAAGGAAATGGGCAAAGAAGCCGTCGTGGTCTACTCCACGGCCGATAAAGACGCGCTCTACGTCAAATACGCCGACGTGGCGATCTGCATCGGCAAGGAGCGCTCAAGCGACAGCTACCTAAATATCCCGGCCATAATCAGCGCGGCCGAGATCAGCGAAGCTGACGCGATATTTCCGGGCTACGGATTTCTCAGCGAAAATCAAAATTTCGTCGAAATTTGCTCGCACCACAAGCTAAAATTTATCGGTCCTAGCGTAGCCGCGATGGCGCTAATGAGCGATAAAAGCAAAGCAAAGCAGATGATGCAGCGCGCTGGCGTACCCGTGATCCCGGGCTCTGACGGCGCCGTAGCCGATACGAAGTCGGCCAAAGAGTTAGCTAAAAAAATCGGCTATCCGGTCATCCTAAAAGCCGCAGCCGGCGGCGGCGGACGCGGTATGCGCGTAGTCGAGCGCGAAGAGGACATCGAAAAGGCGTTTTGGTCGGCCGAGAGCGAAGCGATGAGCGCGTTTGGCGACGGAACGATGTATATGGAAAAATACATCCTAAACCCGCGCCACATCGAGGTTCAGGTCATCGGCGACAGCCACGGCAACGTCCTACACATCGGCGAACGCGACTGCTCTATGCAGCGCCGCCACCAAAAGCTGATCGAGGAGAGTCCTGCGATACTACTAGACGACGACACTCGCGCCAGACTGCACGAAACGGCGATCCGCGCGGCAAAAGCGATTGACTACGAGGGAGCGGGAACGTTTGAGTTTTTGGTCGATAAGGATCTAAATTTCTACTTCATCGAGATGAATACGCGCCTGCAAGTCGAGCACTGCGTGAGCGAGATGGTAAGCGGCCTAGACATCATCGAGCTAATGATAAAAGTAGCCCAGGGCGAGGCGCTACCGCCGCAAGAAAGCATCACTCTAAAAGGCCACGCCATCGAGTGCCGCATCACGGCCGAGGATCCAAACACGTTTACGCCAAGTCCCGGCAAGATAACAAAATACGTCTGCCCAGGCGGCCGAAACGTGCGCATGGACAGCCACATCTATCAGGACTACTCGATCCCGCCGTACTACGACAGCATGATCGGCAAGCTCATCGTCTGGGACACCGATAGAAACAGAGCCATCCACAAGATGAAGGTCGCGCTCGAGCAGCTCATCATCGGCGGCATCAAGACCACGCGCGACTTCCACATCGCGATGATGGAAAACCAAGACTTCATCGACAACAACTACGATACCAACTACCTCTCTCGCCGCTAA
- the ribD gene encoding bifunctional diaminohydroxyphosphoribosylaminopyrimidine deaminase/5-amino-6-(5-phosphoribosylamino)uracil reductase RibD, with translation MINDEFYMSLAIKKAWEFQILTYPNPAVGCAVLDAGGRLLSVATHKKAGFLHAEPSAILLALCQKCEAFLSNFLREYHAALGVKFENAAELENADLEPNFTYEYILQNHGDMLKGAKAYVTLEPCAHRGKTPPCAELLRQLKFAEVVIARGDENAVASGGAHILQSGGVAVKFDVLRQQADDLVEPFLAWQRGNFSFFKLALSANGVAVGTAQSKIISNLASRTHSHRLRSAAELLVIGGATVRADRPRLDTRLIEGGKNPNVMIYSRECEFDASILLFGVAGRSVRVTSDINEAFAPRLTMFEGGENALKTLDERVKWLLLYRSSELLDAPAVRLNLKLKPLFHGELDGDVYGWYKFERDLG, from the coding sequence ATGATAAACGACGAATTTTACATGTCTCTAGCCATAAAAAAGGCTTGGGAGTTTCAAATTTTAACCTACCCAAATCCCGCCGTCGGTTGCGCGGTTTTAGATGCCGGCGGCAGGCTACTCTCGGTCGCCACGCATAAAAAGGCAGGCTTTTTGCACGCCGAGCCAAGCGCGATTCTCTTGGCGCTCTGCCAAAAGTGCGAGGCGTTTTTGAGCAATTTTTTACGCGAGTATCATGCGGCCTTGGGCGTCAAATTTGAAAACGCCGCAGAGCTTGAAAATGCGGACTTGGAGCCAAATTTCACGTATGAATACATCCTGCAAAATCACGGCGATATGTTAAAAGGCGCCAAGGCCTACGTGACGCTCGAGCCCTGCGCTCACCGCGGCAAAACTCCGCCTTGCGCCGAGCTTTTAAGGCAGCTAAAATTTGCCGAAGTCGTTATCGCTAGAGGCGATGAAAACGCCGTGGCTAGTGGCGGCGCGCATATCTTGCAAAGCGGCGGCGTAGCGGTCAAATTTGACGTACTACGGCAGCAGGCGGACGATCTGGTTGAGCCGTTTCTAGCGTGGCAGAGGGGGAATTTTAGCTTTTTCAAGCTCGCTCTTAGCGCAAATGGCGTCGCAGTCGGCACCGCGCAGAGCAAAATCATCTCAAATCTAGCCAGCCGCACCCACTCTCACCGCCTTCGCAGCGCGGCCGAGCTGCTAGTTATCGGAGGCGCCACCGTCCGTGCCGATCGCCCGAGGCTCGATACCAGGCTGATAGAGGGCGGCAAAAACCCAAACGTGATGATCTACTCGCGCGAGTGCGAGTTTGACGCGTCTATACTGCTTTTTGGCGTGGCGGGCAGGAGTGTGCGCGTAACAAGCGATATAAATGAAGCTTTCGCGCCGCGCTTAACGATGTTTGAGGGCGGCGAAAACGCGCTAAAAACCCTAGACGAACGCGTAAAATGGCTGCTACTCTACCGCTCGAGCGAGCTTTTGGATGCGCCAGCGGTAAGGCTAAATTTAAAGCTCAAGCCGCTATTTCACGGCGAGCTTGACGGCGACGTTTACGGGTGGTATAAATTTGAGCGGGATTTGGGCTAG
- the thiF gene encoding sulfur carrier protein ThiS adenylyltransferase ThiF encodes MKEITLNGAKFQVAANTMDELKNEALGDKNGEIYKFLAKFNASEPDIFILDGFATKENLELKDGSNVVFIRRGAMPGREVLKAMIASRNSPELNAALASGCVGVAGLGGLGSNIALSLARTGVAKLVLADFDVVEPSNLNRQQYFVRHIGMKKTDALKELIAEVNPFVEVVTHDVTLDASNVAEIFAPCGVICEAFDNVAGKAMMVNEAGASLRDKKIVGASGMAGYFSSNLIKTVKFARNVYLCGDLQNAAGVGQGLMAARVAICANHEANLAIRLLMGLEEV; translated from the coding sequence ATGAAAGAGATAACGCTAAACGGAGCGAAATTTCAGGTCGCGGCAAACACGATGGATGAGCTAAAAAACGAGGCTCTTGGCGATAAAAACGGCGAGATATATAAATTTCTAGCTAAATTTAACGCGAGCGAGCCTGATATCTTTATCCTAGATGGCTTTGCGACGAAGGAAAATTTGGAGCTAAAAGATGGCTCAAACGTCGTATTTATCAGGCGCGGCGCGATGCCTGGGCGAGAAGTGCTAAAAGCCATGATCGCCTCCAGAAACAGCCCCGAGCTAAACGCGGCGCTAGCTAGCGGCTGCGTGGGCGTGGCGGGACTTGGCGGCCTTGGCTCAAATATCGCGCTAAGCCTAGCCCGCACGGGAGTCGCTAAGCTCGTGCTGGCCGACTTTGACGTCGTGGAGCCTAGCAACCTAAACCGCCAGCAGTACTTCGTCCGCCACATCGGTATGAAAAAAACCGACGCGCTAAAAGAGCTCATCGCTGAGGTAAATCCATTCGTCGAGGTCGTGACGCACGACGTGACGCTAGACGCAAGCAACGTCGCCGAGATTTTCGCGCCGTGCGGCGTCATCTGCGAGGCCTTTGACAACGTCGCGGGCAAGGCGATGATGGTAAACGAGGCGGGCGCGAGCCTGCGGGATAAAAAGATCGTCGGCGCGTCGGGCATGGCGGGGTACTTTAGCTCAAACCTCATAAAAACGGTCAAATTCGCGCGAAACGTCTATCTGTGCGGCGATCTGCAAAATGCTGCGGGCGTAGGGCAGGGGCTCATGGCCGCGCGCGTGGCGATCTGCGCAAATCACGAGGCAAACCTTGCTATCAGGCTTTTGATGGGGCTTGAGGAGGTTTAA